A single window of Halotalea alkalilenta DNA harbors:
- the pqqE gene encoding pyrroloquinoline quinone biosynthesis protein PqqE, translating to MGIQTDPRLAFAEAGSPVPMGMLCELTHRCPLQCPYCSNPLELERKSAELDVEAWCRVFRQAAALGVLQVHLSGGEPAARRDLEQIVEGCRDAGLYANLITAGVNIDRARLERLEAAGLDHVQLSFQGADAETTALVSHMKDAHSRKRAFAREVVDLGLPLTINAVIHRANIEQIDDFIALALEFGARRIEIAHAQYYGWALANRAALMPTRAQTERAIGRVEAARARLKGRLTIDSVIPDYHARYPKACMNGWGRQSINVTPGGKVLPCHAAETIPGLEFWNVAEHSLGDIWRDSPAFAAYRGTSWMNERCRSCDRREIDWGGCRCQALALTGDASETDPVCQLSPYHQRVHQLAQEESVRIVEGFRYRRPS from the coding sequence ATGGGCATCCAGACCGATCCGCGGCTGGCTTTCGCCGAGGCGGGTTCTCCCGTACCGATGGGGATGCTCTGCGAGTTGACCCACCGCTGCCCGCTGCAGTGCCCCTATTGCTCCAATCCGCTCGAGCTCGAGCGCAAGAGCGCCGAGCTGGATGTCGAAGCCTGGTGCCGGGTGTTTCGCCAGGCCGCGGCGCTCGGCGTGCTCCAGGTGCATCTTTCCGGCGGCGAGCCGGCGGCGCGGCGCGATCTCGAGCAGATCGTCGAGGGCTGTCGCGATGCGGGGCTCTACGCCAACCTGATCACCGCGGGGGTCAATATCGACCGCGCCCGGCTCGAGCGGCTCGAGGCCGCCGGGCTCGATCATGTCCAGCTGTCGTTCCAGGGCGCGGATGCCGAGACCACTGCGCTGGTCTCGCACATGAAGGACGCCCACTCGCGCAAGCGCGCCTTCGCTCGCGAGGTCGTCGATCTCGGCCTGCCGCTGACCATCAATGCGGTGATCCATCGCGCCAACATCGAGCAGATCGACGACTTCATCGCCCTGGCGCTGGAGTTCGGTGCCCGGCGTATCGAGATCGCCCATGCCCAGTACTACGGTTGGGCACTGGCCAACCGCGCCGCGCTGATGCCGACCCGGGCGCAGACCGAGCGGGCGATCGGGCGGGTCGAAGCGGCGCGGGCAAGGCTCAAGGGCAGGTTGACCATTGACTCGGTGATTCCCGACTACCACGCCCGCTATCCCAAGGCGTGCATGAACGGCTGGGGGCGCCAGTCGATCAACGTCACCCCGGGCGGCAAGGTGCTGCCGTGCCACGCGGCGGAAACCATCCCCGGGCTCGAGTTCTGGAACGTTGCCGAGCATTCGCTTGGCGATATCTGGCGCGATTCGCCTGCGTTCGCCGCCTACCGCGGCACTTCATGGATGAACGAGCGCTGTCGCAGCTGCGATCGCCGTGAAATAGACTGGGGCGGCTGCCGCTGCCAGGCGCTGGCCCTGACCGGCGACGCCTCCGAGACCGATCCGGTCTGCCAGCTCTCGCCCTACCACCAGCGGGTCCATCAGCTCGCGCAGGAGGAGAGCGTGCGGATCGTCGAGGGCTTTCGCTATCGGCGTCCCTCCTGA
- the pqqD gene encoding pyrroloquinoline quinone biosynthesis peptide chaperone PqqD: MSDLTRIPQLIRGVRMREDPARGGWVLLAPERVFKLDEIGREILSRVDGGRSLEAIVASLAAAFEAEPERIAADVVAFLDGLAERQVLAFR, encoded by the coding sequence ATGAGCGATCTGACCAGGATCCCGCAGCTAATCCGCGGGGTGCGGATGCGCGAGGACCCGGCGCGCGGCGGCTGGGTGCTGCTCGCTCCCGAGCGGGTGTTCAAGCTCGACGAGATCGGCCGCGAGATTCTCTCCCGGGTCGACGGCGGGCGCAGCCTGGAAGCCATCGTCGCTTCGCTCGCCGCCGCCTTTGAAGCCGAACCCGAGCGGATCGCGGCCGATGTGGTCGCCTTCCTCGATGGACTCGCCGAGCGCCAGGTGCTCGCGTTTCGCTGA
- the pqqC gene encoding pyrroloquinoline-quinone synthase PqqC yields MSQQFEPTDIRSPLSADQLEVELRAIGEARYHHRHPFQLALQNGELSKAQVQAWALNRYYYQSMIPIKDASLMARLHDPELRREWRQRIIDHDGHGPGEGGIQRWLALTDGLGLDREMVVSTGKILPATRFAVEAYVHFVRERPLVEAIASSLTELFSPLVINTRVSGMLAHYAFVSEQTLAYFKPRMTQAPRDADFALDYVKRHALRVDQQQGVLAALRFKCDVLWSMLDALDYAYVAPRRIPPGAFDPEVDG; encoded by the coding sequence ATGAGCCAACAATTCGAGCCAACAGACATCCGCTCCCCGCTCAGCGCCGATCAGCTCGAGGTCGAGCTGCGCGCGATCGGTGAGGCGCGCTATCACCACCGCCACCCGTTCCAGCTCGCGCTGCAAAACGGTGAATTGAGCAAGGCGCAGGTCCAGGCATGGGCGCTGAATCGCTACTACTACCAGTCGATGATCCCGATAAAGGATGCAAGCCTGATGGCGCGCCTGCATGATCCCGAGCTTCGCCGTGAATGGCGCCAGCGGATCATCGACCACGATGGCCATGGTCCTGGCGAGGGCGGTATCCAACGCTGGCTGGCGCTTACCGATGGTCTCGGGCTCGATCGCGAGATGGTGGTCTCGACCGGGAAGATCCTGCCGGCCACCCGTTTCGCGGTGGAGGCCTACGTGCATTTCGTCCGTGAGCGCCCGCTGGTGGAGGCGATCGCTTCATCGCTGACCGAGCTGTTCTCACCGCTGGTGATCAATACGCGGGTCTCGGGCATGCTCGCTCACTACGCCTTCGTCTCCGAGCAGACCCTGGCCTATTTCAAGCCGAGGATGACCCAGGCGCCGCGTGATGCCGACTTCGCTCTCGATTACGTCAAGCGCCACGCGCTCAGGGTCGACCAGCAGCAGGGCGTGCTGGCCGCGCTCAGGTTCAAGTGCGATGTGCTTTGGAGCATGCTCGACGCGCTCGACTACGCCTATGTCGCGCCGCGGCGGATTCCGCCCGGTGCCTTCGATCCCGAGGTGGACGGATGA
- the pqqB gene encoding pyrroloquinoline quinone biosynthesis protein PqqB, with the protein MGTADGSSPSALRLLVLGAAAGGGAPQWNCRCSVCARAWSGDAEVVPRTQASIAVSLDGERWTLIDCAPEVLAQIQRNPELHPRGPRHSPIEAVVLTGGDIDHIAGLLSLREGTPFTLYASGELQRTLADNRVFDVLRPDVVTRTALGLDASLALPGGLEARVFAVPGKAALYQPDEGEGIGAEGETTVGVEFRHAGRRLYYVPGCARLSPALAERLEGADVVLFDGTLWRDDELIREGLGHKTGARMGHLSMSGPDGSIAALAPLGIRRKVFVHINNSNPVLIEHSAERREAERAGWEIAFDGMQIVL; encoded by the coding sequence TTGGGCACCGCGGACGGGTCTTCCCCGTCCGCTTTGCGTTTGTTGGTGCTGGGCGCCGCCGCTGGCGGTGGCGCGCCGCAGTGGAACTGCCGCTGCTCGGTCTGCGCGCGGGCATGGAGCGGTGACGCCGAGGTGGTGCCGCGCACCCAGGCATCGATCGCCGTCTCGCTCGACGGCGAGCGCTGGACACTGATCGACTGCGCTCCAGAGGTGCTCGCCCAGATCCAGCGCAACCCCGAGCTGCATCCGCGCGGCCCGCGCCATTCGCCGATCGAAGCGGTGGTGCTGACCGGTGGCGATATCGACCATATCGCCGGGCTTTTGAGCCTGCGCGAAGGCACGCCCTTCACGCTCTATGCCAGCGGTGAACTGCAGCGCACGCTGGCCGATAACCGCGTGTTCGACGTACTGCGTCCCGACGTGGTGACTCGCACCGCGCTCGGGCTCGACGCTTCGCTGGCGCTGCCGGGCGGTCTCGAGGCTAGGGTCTTCGCGGTGCCTGGCAAAGCGGCGCTCTATCAGCCCGATGAGGGCGAGGGAATCGGCGCCGAGGGTGAGACCACGGTAGGCGTCGAGTTCCGTCACGCAGGCCGCAGGCTCTATTACGTGCCCGGCTGCGCGCGCTTGTCCCCGGCGCTGGCCGAGCGTCTGGAGGGCGCCGACGTGGTGCTGTTCGACGGCACCCTGTGGCGCGACGACGAGCTGATCCGCGAAGGGCTCGGCCACAAGACCGGCGCGCGAATGGGCCACCTGTCGATGTCGGGCCCGGATGGCTCGATCGCCGCGCTCGCACCGCTCGGCATCCGCCGCAAGGTGTTCGTGCACATCAACAACAGCAATCCGGTATTGATCGAGCACAGCGCCGAGCGTCGCGAGGCCGAGCGTGCCGGCTGGGAAATCGCCTTCGATGGCATGCAGATCGTTCTCTGA
- the pqqA gene encoding pyrroloquinoline quinone precursor peptide PqqA → MKWHAPKIEEICIALEINDYLPAEF, encoded by the coding sequence ATGAAATGGCACGCCCCCAAGATCGAAGAGATCTGCATCGCCCTTGAAATCAACGATTACCTGCCGGCCGAATTTTGA
- a CDS encoding DEAD/DEAH box helicase → MSLLSSPPVLRPYQREAVARAVAHFRAVDDPAVVVLPTGSGKSLVIAELARLARGRVLVLAHVRELVEQNHAKYLAYGLEADIYSAGLKRKENARQVVFASVQSVVNGIDAFASGDFTLLVIDECHRVEMRDLERARTKKPASYQRVIEALRGANPRLKVLGLTATPFRLGQGFIYHRHYHGMVRGDERAFFRDCVFELPLRWMVRQGYLCEPKRIDAAIEGYDFSRLVPGEHGRFREPELDRVVRGHRATPGIVGEVVARAADRQGVMLFAASVDHAKEILALLPEGEAALVTGDTETSMRAASIKAFKARSLKYLVNVSVLTTGFDAPHVDLIAILRPTESVGLYQQIVGRGLRLAPGKRDCLILDYAGNPWDLYAPEVNDPRPAADTEPVQVECPACGWANLFWGRRDGELVVEHFGRRCQGLVEDAQGKRSQCDFRFRYKSCPHCDGENDIAARRCGHCDGVLIDADDKLKAALGLRDAKVLRVAMMRIEESVNGRGATRLKIGYFDEEGESVVEWFALDTQVQRYAFQRVFIERHLAAPGSGWQPQGIDEVIAGRHRLRAPDFVIARRTGRYWQLREKLFDYAMQGGRRRLAESAGAERVM, encoded by the coding sequence ATGAGCCTTCTTTCGTCACCCCCGGTGCTGCGCCCCTACCAGCGCGAAGCCGTGGCTCGCGCGGTGGCGCACTTTCGCGCCGTCGATGATCCCGCCGTGGTGGTGCTGCCCACCGGCAGCGGTAAATCACTGGTGATCGCCGAGCTCGCCCGACTCGCACGTGGCCGGGTGCTGGTGCTGGCCCATGTGCGCGAGCTGGTCGAGCAGAACCACGCCAAGTATCTCGCCTATGGGCTCGAGGCCGACATCTACAGCGCCGGACTCAAGCGCAAGGAGAATGCGCGCCAGGTGGTGTTCGCCTCGGTCCAGTCGGTGGTCAATGGGATCGATGCGTTCGCTTCGGGCGATTTCACCCTGCTGGTGATCGATGAGTGTCATCGGGTCGAGATGCGCGATCTCGAACGCGCGCGCACCAAGAAGCCGGCGAGCTACCAGCGGGTGATCGAAGCGCTGCGCGGGGCCAATCCCAGGCTCAAGGTGCTCGGCCTCACCGCTACGCCATTCCGGCTCGGCCAGGGGTTCATCTACCACCGTCACTACCACGGCATGGTGCGCGGTGACGAGCGCGCGTTCTTCCGCGACTGCGTGTTCGAACTGCCGCTGCGCTGGATGGTTCGCCAAGGGTATCTCTGCGAGCCGAAGCGGATCGATGCGGCGATCGAAGGCTATGACTTCTCCCGGCTGGTGCCAGGAGAGCATGGCCGTTTCCGCGAGCCGGAGCTCGATCGGGTGGTACGCGGCCATCGCGCGACGCCGGGAATCGTCGGCGAGGTGGTGGCTCGCGCGGCGGATCGCCAGGGGGTGATGCTGTTCGCCGCCAGCGTCGATCACGCCAAGGAGATTCTCGCCCTGCTGCCCGAGGGCGAGGCGGCGCTGGTCACCGGCGATACCGAAACCTCGATGCGCGCGGCGTCGATCAAAGCGTTCAAGGCCCGCTCGCTCAAGTACCTGGTCAACGTCTCGGTGCTGACCACCGGGTTCGATGCGCCCCATGTCGACCTGATCGCGATTCTGCGCCCGACCGAATCGGTCGGACTCTATCAGCAGATCGTCGGCCGCGGCCTGCGTCTCGCTCCCGGCAAGCGCGACTGCCTGATCCTCGACTATGCCGGTAATCCTTGGGATCTCTACGCGCCGGAGGTCAACGATCCGCGCCCCGCCGCCGATACCGAGCCGGTTCAGGTGGAGTGTCCCGCGTGCGGTTGGGCCAATCTGTTCTGGGGCCGGCGCGATGGCGAACTGGTGGTGGAGCACTTCGGTCGACGCTGCCAGGGCTTGGTCGAGGACGCCCAGGGCAAACGCTCGCAGTGCGACTTTCGCTTTCGCTACAAGAGCTGCCCCCACTGCGACGGTGAGAACGATATCGCCGCCAGACGCTGTGGCCACTGTGACGGTGTGCTGATCGACGCCGACGATAAGCTCAAGGCGGCGCTTGGGCTGCGCGATGCCAAGGTGTTGAGAGTGGCGATGATGCGCATCGAGGAGAGCGTCAACGGCCGCGGCGCAACGCGGCTCAAAATCGGCTACTTCGACGAGGAGGGCGAGAGCGTGGTCGAATGGTTCGCCCTCGATACCCAAGTCCAGCGCTACGCCTTCCAGCGCGTGTTCATCGAGCGCCATCTCGCCGCGCCCGGCAGCGGCTGGCAGCCGCAAGGGATCGACGAGGTGATTGCCGGCCGGCATCGGCTGCGTGCACCGGATTTCGTCATCGCTCGCCGCACGGGGCGCTACTGGCAGCTGCGCGAAAAGCTCTTCGACTACGCGATGCAGGGCGGGCGCCGACGCCTTGCTGAGAGCGCTGGCGCCGAGCGGGTGATGTAG
- a CDS encoding putative quinol monooxygenase: MSASRFVVIAEFDLKPQDRERFLELAREDARASVANEPGCHQFDLLISEEDPNLVVLHEVYDDRAAFESHLQMPHYFPFRDGTEALITAKRVRFFDLDS; encoded by the coding sequence ATGAGCGCGTCCCGATTCGTCGTCATCGCTGAGTTCGATCTCAAACCGCAGGACCGCGAACGCTTCCTCGAACTCGCCCGGGAAGATGCTCGCGCCTCGGTCGCCAATGAGCCCGGCTGTCACCAGTTCGACCTGCTGATCAGCGAGGAGGACCCCAACCTGGTGGTGCTCCACGAGGTCTACGATGATCGCGCGGCGTTCGAGTCCCACCTCCAGATGCCCCACTACTTCCCCTTCCGCGACGGCACCGAGGCGCTGATCACCGCCAAGCGAGTGCGCTTTTTCGACCTCGACAGCTGA
- a CDS encoding sugar ABC transporter substrate-binding protein: MKPFILFAALLGLSGIALPSLADGVPPHSLTERDTPIRVAVIRNLGADDNTTQFLAGARAEGASLGFKVDTFLSNGDDARFQDFVDQAIGQGYDAIILSQGRAPYSTGLVKRIHDRGIAVSVFDTAVEEAIPGVTLTYQDDASLTEASFGQLVEDFDGEARIIKLWVAGFPPMERRQRAYQALREAHPGIEELESIGAVSSDVQGDTANRVGALLTKYPPGTIDAIWGTWDAFSQGAYKALRENGRDDVAIYGIDISDQDLALMSEPGSPWRVSAAVDPALIGRINLRLVALKLAGEETPDEYQFKAAAIDQRQLAELEGPVNVAGLGELIPGWGESDDFRPDWYRALQRANTP; the protein is encoded by the coding sequence ATGAAACCTTTCATCCTCTTCGCGGCACTGCTCGGCCTGAGCGGTATCGCACTTCCCTCCCTCGCCGATGGCGTGCCGCCGCACTCGCTCACCGAGCGCGATACGCCGATTCGGGTCGCGGTGATCCGCAACCTCGGTGCCGACGACAACACCACCCAGTTCCTCGCCGGCGCACGCGCCGAGGGAGCGAGCCTTGGCTTCAAGGTCGATACCTTCCTCTCCAACGGCGACGACGCCCGCTTTCAGGATTTCGTCGACCAAGCGATCGGCCAGGGATACGACGCCATCATTCTCTCCCAGGGCCGCGCACCCTACTCGACGGGCCTGGTCAAGCGCATCCATGACCGTGGCATCGCGGTGTCGGTGTTCGACACCGCGGTCGAGGAGGCAATTCCCGGCGTCACCCTCACCTACCAGGACGACGCCTCGCTGACCGAGGCCTCCTTCGGCCAACTGGTCGAGGACTTCGATGGTGAGGCGCGGATCATCAAATTGTGGGTCGCCGGCTTCCCGCCTATGGAGCGCCGCCAGCGCGCCTATCAGGCGCTGCGCGAAGCGCATCCGGGGATCGAGGAGCTGGAGTCGATCGGCGCGGTCTCTTCCGACGTCCAGGGCGACACCGCCAACCGGGTCGGCGCACTGCTGACCAAGTACCCTCCGGGCACCATCGATGCGATCTGGGGCACCTGGGACGCCTTCTCCCAGGGCGCCTACAAGGCGCTGCGGGAGAATGGCCGCGACGACGTCGCGATCTACGGCATCGATATCTCCGACCAGGACCTCGCGCTGATGAGCGAGCCGGGCAGTCCTTGGCGGGTCAGCGCCGCCGTCGACCCGGCGCTGATCGGGCGGATCAACCTACGCCTGGTGGCGCTCAAGCTCGCCGGCGAGGAGACCCCTGACGAGTACCAGTTCAAGGCCGCGGCGATCGACCAGCGCCAGCTCGCCGAACTCGAAGGCCCGGTCAACGTCGCCGGGCTCGGCGAACTGATCCCCGGCTGGGGCGAGAGCGATGACTTCCGTCCCGACTGGTATCGCGCCCTGCAGCGCGCGAATACCCCATGA
- a CDS encoding sugar ABC transporter ATP-binding protein, whose product MSATLPRLEMRGVSLDYGANRVLNEVDFELAGGSVHALVGANGAGKSSLISVLAGVRRSYAGRITIDDHEVALRSPRQTRRHGIFVVQQEVDVALVPSLSVAENIALDAIATSTAQLLDRRMLRRQARELLARLDLRLDVDRPVARLSLAQKQQLLIARALASGCRFLVLDEPTAPLDADETERLLALVAQLKAEGLAIALVSHRLEELDRSCDRISVLRNGRRVHTGEMVAISVEGIAEQMLGRRLGSLFPHRKACVGAPLLEVEGLKDARLKGIDLRLHAGEILGVAGLAGAGKSELCKALFGVTRTRLRRGSLRGRPWRPRSPHRSSGEGIALVPEERRSEGVLIDADVTTNLTLAARGSFSRWGLFDHRAARSWARHTITRLGIRADHERQPLAQLSGGNQQKVAIGKWLLEDAEIYLLDEPTKGIDIHAKQELYATLVELAEAGKGILYASGEFSELLGLCDRICVLRDGRLVAEQNARSLNEERLTLLASGTSLDV is encoded by the coding sequence ATGAGCGCCACTCTCCCGCGCCTCGAGATGCGCGGCGTGAGCCTCGACTACGGCGCCAATCGAGTGCTGAACGAGGTCGATTTCGAACTCGCGGGAGGCAGTGTCCACGCCCTCGTCGGCGCCAACGGCGCCGGCAAGTCGTCGCTGATCAGCGTGCTCGCCGGGGTGCGGCGCAGCTACGCCGGCCGGATCACGATCGACGACCATGAGGTGGCGCTGCGCTCCCCGCGACAGACAAGGCGCCACGGTATTTTCGTCGTCCAGCAGGAAGTCGACGTAGCGCTGGTACCGAGCCTCAGCGTGGCCGAGAACATCGCGCTCGACGCCATCGCCACCTCCACCGCTCAACTGCTCGATCGCCGCATGCTTCGCCGCCAGGCACGCGAACTGCTCGCGCGCCTGGACCTCAGGCTGGACGTCGATCGTCCGGTGGCACGATTGAGCCTGGCACAGAAGCAGCAGCTGCTGATTGCCCGAGCGCTCGCCAGCGGCTGTCGCTTCCTGGTCCTCGATGAGCCCACCGCGCCGCTGGACGCCGACGAGACCGAGAGGCTGCTGGCGCTGGTCGCCCAGCTCAAGGCCGAAGGACTCGCCATCGCGCTGGTCTCGCATCGACTCGAAGAGCTCGATCGCAGCTGCGATCGGATCAGCGTGCTGCGCAACGGCCGGCGGGTCCACACAGGTGAGATGGTCGCCATCAGCGTGGAGGGAATCGCCGAGCAGATGCTCGGCCGGCGTCTCGGCAGCCTGTTCCCTCACCGCAAGGCGTGTGTCGGAGCACCGCTGCTCGAAGTCGAGGGACTCAAGGACGCGCGGCTCAAGGGCATCGACCTACGGCTGCACGCCGGTGAGATCCTCGGCGTCGCAGGTCTCGCAGGTGCGGGCAAGAGCGAACTGTGCAAGGCACTGTTCGGTGTCACGCGGACACGGCTGCGTCGCGGCAGCCTGCGCGGGCGCCCATGGCGGCCGCGTTCGCCCCATCGTTCGAGCGGCGAAGGCATCGCGCTGGTGCCCGAGGAGCGCCGAAGCGAAGGAGTACTGATCGACGCCGACGTGACAACCAACCTCACCCTCGCCGCACGCGGCAGCTTTTCCCGTTGGGGACTGTTCGATCATCGCGCGGCGCGAAGCTGGGCACGGCACACCATCACCCGGCTCGGCATACGCGCCGACCACGAGCGCCAGCCGCTGGCCCAGCTCTCCGGTGGCAACCAGCAGAAGGTGGCGATCGGCAAGTGGCTGCTCGAAGACGCCGAGATATACCTGCTGGACGAGCCAACCAAGGGCATCGACATCCACGCCAAGCAGGAGCTCTACGCCACCCTGGTCGAGCTGGCCGAGGCCGGCAAGGGCATTCTCTACGCCTCGGGCGAGTTCAGCGAACTACTCGGGCTGTGCGATCGCATCTGCGTGCTGCGCGACGGCCGGCTGGTCGCCGAACAGAACGCACGTTCACTCAATGAAGAGCGGTTGACGCTGCTCGCCAGCGGGACTTCACTCGATGTCTGA
- a CDS encoding ABC transporter permease → MSDLSTSGSPRAKPASSTRLLDALSRWGLVLTVIALIAIFGLASENFLNPYNLINILRSIAIITIIAIGVSISLSVGGLDLSVGSTASLANALVISLFAWYGFGTAAAIATTLALCLLVGAFNALLVIVLRIPDMLATLASLFVIQGIAMTYSYGGSITQGMTLPDGTLTEGRIPAAFSLLGQVPTIVLVMLGVTLAIQLGFSFTTHGRRMYAIGGNREAARLAGIATARYRALAYLLSALLAGLGGILLASRIGSSQVNAGAGYLMDAVAAAYIGFALAGGGRPNALGALLGAMILGILQNGLVMLSVPYYAMDIIKGAVLALALATTYAKRN, encoded by the coding sequence ATGTCTGATCTCTCCACTTCCGGTAGCCCCCGTGCCAAGCCGGCAAGCTCCACCCGCCTGCTCGACGCGCTGTCGCGCTGGGGGCTGGTGCTCACGGTGATCGCATTGATCGCGATCTTCGGCCTCGCCAGCGAGAACTTCCTCAATCCCTACAACCTGATCAACATCCTGCGTTCGATCGCGATCATCACCATCATCGCCATCGGGGTGTCGATCTCACTGTCGGTGGGCGGCCTCGATCTCTCGGTCGGCTCGACCGCCTCCCTCGCCAATGCCCTGGTGATCTCGCTGTTCGCCTGGTACGGCTTCGGCACTGCGGCGGCCATCGCGACCACCTTGGCGCTGTGCCTGCTGGTGGGCGCATTCAATGCGCTGCTGGTGATCGTGCTGCGCATCCCCGACATGCTCGCGACCCTGGCCAGCCTGTTCGTGATCCAAGGCATCGCGATGACCTATAGCTACGGGGGTTCGATCACCCAGGGTATGACGCTGCCCGACGGCACCCTCACCGAAGGCCGGATCCCCGCGGCCTTCTCGCTGCTCGGCCAGGTGCCCACCATCGTGCTGGTGATGCTCGGCGTCACCCTGGCGATACAGCTCGGCTTCTCATTCACCACCCACGGCCGGCGGATGTACGCGATCGGCGGCAACCGTGAGGCCGCGAGGCTGGCGGGTATCGCGACCGCTCGCTATCGCGCGCTCGCCTACCTGCTCTCGGCGCTGCTCGCCGGCCTCGGCGGCATCCTGCTGGCCTCCAGGATCGGCTCCTCGCAAGTCAACGCCGGTGCCGGCTACCTGATGGACGCGGTCGCCGCCGCCTACATCGGCTTCGCCCTCGCCGGCGGCGGCAGGCCCAATGCCTTGGGTGCGCTGCTCGGCGCGATGATCCTCGGCATCCTGCAAAACGGCCTGGTGATGCTCTCGGTACCCTACTACGCGATGGACATCATCAAGGGCGCGGTCCTCGCGCTCGCGCTGGCTACCACCTATGCGAAACGAAACTGA
- a CDS encoding serine hydrolase domain-containing protein, with protein MLDWNAAQRLVEARCAVWETGAQPGGAIALFDASGVRASAAGGLSDLGRDERFSLDSRVRFASLTKHLFAVLLLRHGNGRVALTDSLGKHLPSLRGAVAQVAVGRALDMSSGLPDLRETLSLLDLRIESVTEAPALLDFISGLERLNFTAGSEVSYSNTGYRLVEAALAGQELPFAELLQRHIALPLGVRFDAPEHWDEPLPGLAPGYWRSDDGWRHSFAGLHLSASGSAVGSLAALCRWLGELLAERGPWAGMLAELGAPRKLADGTPSDYGLGIARLRLGRHTLFGHGGSHPGYKAHFLLAPERGVGAAVVANREDAPAFELALETLATLLGEALPIRSAPFTDGLYVDAAGGPEWLEIRRSVASHLGTGVALHQGRDGAAVSLSAHLPMALRQRGEEVAGRLCGRERRWRPARIATGGCEVLEGEWTLPQWNAGFSIDAGTLLAGIGPVRRDARLTALGGNRWLAERRDGPWAQRFGLSLDPDGRLSLRSHRSRVLRFVRRG; from the coding sequence ATGCTCGACTGGAATGCTGCCCAGCGGCTGGTAGAAGCGCGCTGCGCGGTCTGGGAGACGGGGGCCCAGCCGGGTGGCGCGATCGCGCTGTTCGACGCATCCGGCGTACGAGCCAGCGCCGCCGGCGGGTTGAGTGACCTCGGCCGTGATGAGCGCTTCTCGCTCGACAGTCGGGTACGCTTCGCTTCGCTGACCAAGCATCTTTTCGCCGTGCTGCTGCTGCGTCACGGTAATGGGCGGGTCGCGCTCACTGATTCGCTCGGCAAGCACCTGCCGTCGCTGCGTGGAGCGGTCGCGCAGGTAGCGGTGGGACGAGCGCTGGATATGAGCAGCGGCCTGCCGGACCTGCGCGAGACGCTGTCGCTGCTCGACCTGCGGATCGAATCGGTCACCGAGGCGCCGGCGCTGCTCGATTTCATCTCCGGGCTCGAACGGCTCAACTTCACCGCTGGCAGCGAAGTCTCCTATTCGAATACCGGCTACCGGTTGGTCGAGGCCGCGCTCGCGGGCCAGGAACTGCCGTTCGCCGAGCTGCTCCAACGCCACATCGCCTTACCCCTGGGGGTACGGTTCGATGCCCCCGAGCACTGGGACGAGCCGCTGCCCGGACTGGCACCGGGCTACTGGCGTAGCGATGACGGCTGGCGGCACTCCTTCGCCGGCCTGCACCTCTCGGCCTCCGGCAGTGCGGTCGGCAGCCTCGCCGCATTGTGCCGCTGGCTCGGCGAACTGCTCGCTGAACGCGGGCCCTGGGCGGGAATGCTCGCCGAGCTCGGGGCACCGAGAAAATTGGCCGACGGCACGCCGAGTGATTATGGGCTCGGCATCGCGCGGCTGCGCTTGGGCCGGCATACCCTGTTCGGCCACGGTGGCTCGCACCCTGGCTACAAGGCGCACTTCCTGCTCGCACCCGAGCGCGGCGTCGGTGCCGCGGTCGTGGCCAACCGTGAGGACGCACCGGCCTTCGAGCTGGCGCTGGAAACTCTCGCCACATTGCTCGGCGAGGCGCTCCCCATTCGATCAGCGCCGTTCACCGATGGTCTCTACGTCGATGCCGCGGGTGGTCCCGAGTGGCTGGAGATCCGGCGCAGCGTGGCGAGCCACCTGGGCACGGGCGTTGCCTTGCACCAAGGGCGCGACGGCGCGGCGGTCTCGCTCTCCGCTCACCTGCCGATGGCGCTGCGACAGCGCGGCGAGGAGGTCGCTGGACGGCTGTGTGGCCGCGAGCGGCGCTGGCGGCCAGCGCGGATCGCGACGGGTGGCTGTGAGGTGCTGGAGGGAGAGTGGACGTTGCCGCAGTGGAATGCCGGGTTCTCGATCGACGCTGGCACGCTGCTCGCCGGCATCGGGCCTGTCCGGCGGGACGCGCGACTGACCGCGCTGGGTGGCAATCGTTGGCTGGCCGAGCGCAGGGACGGGCCCTGGGCACAGCGGTTCGGCCTGTCGCTCGATCCCGACGGCCGGCTGTCATTGCGCTCCCACCGCAGCCGTGTGCTCCGCTTCGTGCGCCGGGGCTGA